Part of the Desertifilum tharense IPPAS B-1220 genome, CCAACGCTCTAGCCAGGAAAACCCGTTGCTGCTGGCCGCCAGACAGTTGACCGATCGGGCGATCGCGGTAGCGGTTCATCCCCACCCGTTCTAGCGCTTGGCTGGCGATCCGCCGACTGCGAGTCGAAAATCGTTGAAACCATCCCGTTTTGGGGACTCGACCCATCATCACCACATCCCAAACCGTAGCTGGATAGCGCCAATCAATTTGCGATCGCTGCGGCACATAAGCCACCCGATCCAACTGTTCCCACAGCGGTTGGTCTTGGTATAACACCGTTCCCTGTTGAATGGGAACCAACCCCAACATCGCCTTCAACAAGGTACTCTTTCCCGCACCATTGGGCCCAATAATCCCCGTGAGTCGGCCCGCTTGTACCGCACAACTCACGCGATGCAACGCTTCCACCTCGCGGTAAGCCACCTGTAACTGATTGATAGAGATGCGATCGCTTGCAAACTGAAAGGTATTCATCAACTTAAACCTAAAAAATGAAATGATTATGAAATCATATTAAACTAAAAAATGAAAGCAATATGAAAATTAATGTATCAAGCGCATGGCAGTAAAGACTCAATCCCCAGGTAGAAAAACATTTTTACTGGCTCTAACTAGCGCAGTATTGGGACTGTCTCTAAGTGCCTGTAACCGTTCCCCAGCAACCCCAGAGAACCGCCTACCGCAGGTTGTCGCCACCAGCACCATCTTAGAAGACCTCACCGCCAGAGTTGGGGCCGACGAAATTCAACTCACAGGCTTGCTGAACCCCGGAGACGATCCGCACATTTACGAACCCGTCCCCCTCGACAGCAGAACCCTAGAACAAGCCGACTTAATTCTGTACAACGGCTACGACTTAGAACCCCAAATTATTCGTTTAATGAACGCCGTCGGACAAAATGCACGGCGAGTCGCCATTGGTGAAGTTGTTTCCCCCCTCGGTTCGCTTGAAGAAGGCGAAGCCGTCCCCGATCCGCATGTTTGGGGAGATGCCAAAAATGTCGTTCTC contains:
- a CDS encoding metal ABC transporter ATP-binding protein, yielding MNTFQFASDRISINQLQVAYREVEALHRVSCAVQAGRLTGIIGPNGAGKSTLLKAMLGLVPIQQGTVLYQDQPLWEQLDRVAYVPQRSQIDWRYPATVWDVVMMGRVPKTGWFQRFSTRSRRIASQALERVGMNRYRDRPIGQLSGGQQQRVFLARALVQEAEIFCFDEPFVGIDQKTQDIIFEIFHELTEQGKIVLVVNHDLGESIHHFDDVILLNREAIATGNRQQVMTKANLDYAYGGHVAFYSEAA